The region TATATATAGAGCCAATTTAGGAGTGTTGTACATCCAATTGAACCCACACGGAAGCTCTGTCAAAATTTCGTCTTATTTTTAGGAAGAAAATTACCTGTAAAAGTGGCAATAACTCACATCGAGGGATTGTCACGCCTTTTTATTTCCGTACCATTTGTATTTTGGATCAAGAACAAGTTTGCCGTTATTTTCAAGTTCAAgttaattcaagttttattttacGCAATTTCAGGTTCTTTTTACCGCTTTTGATATTTTTATGTTTTACTGTTTTTATTACTTGCATGCCATGATGCTCTTAGTTTCGAATGCTTTGATTATGTTGTATTCAAATAATATCATGCCTTGCTAAATTATTCTGAGTCTGGTGTATGAGGATCATCGTTAATGACGGGACTCTGTAGAAATAATAGCCGCGAACGTATGATTTAACTATGTTATGGTTTTCATTTCCAAATGTATGTTTTATTGCTTTGGCACAAGAGTGTGAGACAAATCAAAGTTCACTCcgatagcgcgagagtgtgaggTAGGAATCGGATAGTGGAAACTAGGCAACGATCCTAAAAACAGCGAGAGAGCTTTGGGCATCGTTTAGGATCTCATTTACTTTCAAAATATGCTTTCTAATTAGAACAGATGAGCGAGAGCAAAATCCTGTGGTTAGGAGGTGTGTTCTTTATcgatagcgcgagagtgtgagacGGGACCTTTAAGTCGATATTTTCTACACAACGCAATAGAATCGTATTTAGTGCCCAAATTCTACCTAAGCCCTTAGGAATGCAGAATCCATATTCCAGACTCATTTGCTATCATAACTTTTAAACCGTTAGAAATTAGTATTTTCATTTCCGTTCATAAGCTTATAACCTTTAGCCTTAGCTTTGCACTGCAACAATAGATAACAAGCTTGACCATTAGTCTCTTTGAgttcgataatcttttaaaactacacgataggTTGTGCACTTGCAGTCATCATCCGACAGACACACCCGTCGcaatcaagtttttggcgccattgtCAGGAACTAATTTAGTCAACATTATGATTCCTTTATTGCGCAGTATATACTAAGGCAAcaaattttctttctttttctttgtcGATTGTATGCCATACACTCGCTCTCAGAGCAAGGAGTTAGAGCAACCAATTGACGATATCGAGCGTTATCTTAATCTAAAACGCCGAATCAACAATTTTCACATTAAATATGATCTTCTAAATCCTATCATCCCAATTTTAGAACCAAAAACAATTATGTCCGAAAGACCACAAAACCGTCCGTTGAAGTATTATGTTGTTCCATCTCAAGCAGAACCACATAACAACATTGTTGCCCCTGCCATTAATCGGAACGGTTTCGAGTTGAAACCTTCACTATTATCAGTCGTtcaacaaaaccaattttcagGTAGTCCTACAGACGACCCTAACTTACATTTTTCAGTGTTTGTGCAGTACGCGGACACTTTGAAAGCAAATGGTGCCAGTCAAGACGCGATTAGACTACGTCTTATCCCTTTTTCCTTAAGAGATAAAGCTAAGGCTTAGCTCCAGTCTCTACCTTCAAACTCAATAACCACATGggacgagttgaagaaagtcttcttaGCCTGATATTTTCCACCAAGAAAAACAGCTATGCtaagagctcaaatcaacggatttaAGCAAAAAGATAATTAATCTCTTTTTGATGCTTGCgaaagatacaaggacatgatgcGGCTTTATCCACACCATGGACTTGAAGAATGGTTGATTATCCATACCTTCTATAATGGCCTATTGTATAACACTAAGATGAATTTAAGTGTTGTCGCTGGCGGAGCTCTAATGGACAAACCTTATGACGAAGCTTATGAAGTCATACAGAACATGGCTCAAAATCATTTTCAGTAGGGAGGAGAATGTGCTACTGTAGAAAAATCAACTTCAAAAAGTGGAATGTACAAAGTTAATGGCATAGACCACGTCAATGCTAAAGTGGATGCGCTTACtcataagattgaaagcttgGCCATAACACCAGCAGCTACCGTAGCTTCCATAACACCAAATTGTGAATTATGTGGAACCCCTGGGCACACTAATGTTGAGTGTCAGTTATTGGCTGATATTCCCACCGACCAAATaaattatgctcaaggaaacccaTATTCAAACACTTACAATCCTGGTTGGAGGAACCATCTGATCTTTTCCTATAAAAGTAACAATGCTTTGTTTCCACAAAAGCCATCACCTGCTATTCCACCTGGCTATCAGAAATGAGCCCCTGCTGCTCCACAAGCACCTAAAAAGTCAAATTTGgagatcatgatggaaaactttataaATGCCCAAGCTCAACAAAATAAAGAGTTTGCAAATCAAAATGCTCATACGAGTGAACTGATGAAACAATTGTCAAATAAGTTTGATGAtatggctacccataacaaaatgttagaaacccAAATATCCCAAGTAGGCCAACAACAAGCCGCAATAGCATCCCCAGTTGGAGCATTTCCTGGTCAACCATAACCAAACCCAAAAGGCCACGCTAACGCTATCACACTTCGGAGTGGAACGGAATTAGACGAACCAACTGACCCCAGAACCCAAAATTCGGCCATGTATCAAAATTCTAGTAAGGGATCTGAAAAAGTAAATGAACCAACCAATGATGGAAATAAAGATGAAACCGGAGAGGCAAAAGATAAAGAACCACCTTATGTGCCACCACCACCATACAAACCACTTGTACCTTATCCCCAAAGACTTGTTAAATCCAAAAATGAAGGACATATCAAGAAATTCGTATAACTTCTGAAGTAACTTAATATAACCATACCATTCACATAAGCTATTACACAAATGCCTTCATATGCTAAATTCCTTAAAGAGATTCTATCCAACAAGAAAAATCTTGAGGATGATGAAACCGTTATGCTTACTGCAGAATGTAGCGCTATCTGTCAAAATAACATGCCTCCTAAACTGAAAGACCCTGGTAGCTTTTCCATACCATGTGTAATCGAAACGTTTATCATAGACAAAGCTATATGCGATTTTGGAGCCAATGTTAGTTTAATGCCCTTATCCACATGCGAAAAACTCAATCTAGGAGAATTAAGACCAACAAAGATGTCTCTACAACTAGTTGACCGTTCCATTAAATTTCCCATAGGTATGCTAGAGAATGTTCCCGTTCGCATAGGACAATTCTATATTCCTATCGACTTTGTAATAATGGATATAAAAGAGGATTCCCACATCCCTATTATCTTAAGAAGACCCTTTTTAGCCACAACCGGAGCCATCATAGGTGTGAAGAATGGAAGGCTAACATTCAAAGTCGAAGAAGAAAAAGTTGAACTGCTCTTAGCTAAATTCCTACAAGCATCATCTATAGACGGATCATGTTGTTTCTTAGACGTCATCGATGAATGTGTGAAATAAATGGAGAAGGAATCATTTAAGTATACTGAAGTACTGAAGATTACAACACCTCTTACATTCAAAGACGATGGTTGGAGTGAGTTGTACGTAGATGACA is a window of Lathyrus oleraceus cultivar Zhongwan6 chromosome 6, CAAS_Psat_ZW6_1.0, whole genome shotgun sequence DNA encoding:
- the LOC127096086 gene encoding uncharacterized protein LOC127096086, with the translated sequence MPSYAKFLKEILSNKKNLEDDETVMLTAECSAICQNNMPPKLKDPGSFSIPCVIETFIIDKAICDFGANVSLMPLSTCEKLNLGELRPTKMSLQLVDRSIKFPIGMLENVPVRIGQFYIPIDFVIMDIKEDSHIPIILRRPFLATTGAIIGVKNGRLTFKVEEEKVELLLAKFLQASSIDGSCCFLDVIDECVK